The sequence CTTTTCGCGGTCCCAGATCTTCAGGGTCTCTTCCGGCCCTTTACTAAAGCCAAAATCGTTAGCGCGGGTAAAAAATTGCTCGGCGCCGTCTACACGGCGGGCGGCTAATAACTCCTGCGTGCGTATCAATCCCAGCAGTTCGCTTTGCTCGTTCCCGATCAGGTTTTGGCCGCCATCGCCACGGGTAAGGGCCAGGTAGCCGGTGCGGTAATGCTTCTCCTGCGCCAGGTAGCCCAACAGGCGGGTGTTCTCGTCGTCAGGGTGGGCGGCTATGTATAGTACGCTGCCCAGTACCTGCATCTTATTCAGATTTTGGCGAATGGTGCCGATATCGGACTTAGGCGCTGTTTGCGCGAAGCAAACGTTAGCAGACAGTATGGTTAAGCTAATTAAGGCTCTTATTTTCATAAAGCGCGGTTTTGTGATGGTGGTATTCAAGGAATCAGATCACGTAAAAATTTTTATAAAAATAGGGAATGCGGTTTACTGTGCAATAGCCCTTACCTGCCAAACAATGTAATAAATATGTTGAAATGCTGGCCGGATAAGACGCGCCATTGACGTTAACCCCCGGGTATTTAATAAATTTTAGCTAAAGCCCCTTTCGCTCCTGCCCAATCTGACCGTTGGCTAAAGCCAAACGGCAATGAAAATCGCCGCTGCTTTATCTTCATTGCCGTCCCCTTTAGGGGGCGGATAATGTAGCAATGCAAGTGGCTTCAGGCAAAATTATTGCACTTGGTAGTGGTCATTTAACCCCGGGTATTTAATAAATTTTGGCTAAAGCCCCCTTCATTCCTGCTCAATCTGACCGTTGGCTAAAGCCAAACGGCAATGAAAATCGCCGCTGTTTTATCTTCATTGCCGCCCCCTTTAGGGGGCGGATAATGTAGCAATGCAAGTGGCTTCAGCCAAAATTATTGCACTTGGTAGTGATCATTTAACTGGCGCTGCATTTCACGTATTCCAGGTATGTGGTTGATCCTGGGGTAACGGTAATTAATAAATTTTAAAAAAGTTTAAAATTAAAAACAAATATAAACGTCATACCATTATATCATTAATTAATCGTTTGATTAAAAATTTAACATTGATAATCAATTAGTTAATATAGAATGACAAAAGGATGATACGGTTAATCAATCGCTTGATTAATTTTGACCCATCAAAAGAAAATGGACAAGGATAAAATAGACAAAAAGGACCATATACTGGACGTAGCCGAGCGGGTATTTTCAGATCACGGGTTCGACGGCGCTTCCACCCGGATGATATCGGGCGAGGCCGGGGTTAATATGGCCATGCTGAATTACTACTTCGGTTCGAAGGAAGGTTTGTTTTTGGCAGTGATTGGCCGCAAGATCAGCAGTTTTAAAGACCTGCTGGTTACCATCAGCGGCGACAACACCATGACCCAGTGGCAAAAAGTGGTAAAGTATATCGATCTGTATAGCGAGAAGATCGTATCGAATAACTGCTTTCAAAAATTGATCTACCATGAAATGACGATGAACCGCCGGTCGGAGCTGGCCGATAGCGTTCGCGAGATCCTGATGCAGAACGTAAACGAGTTTCGCAAGATCATACAGGATGGTATTGATAACGGTGAGTTTAAAAAAGATATAGATACCCACATGGTTACCGCCACCATTTACGGTACCAAAAACTACGTGGTAAATATGCCGCTAATGACATCGGCCCTTTTTGGGTACGATATACAGGACGATAAGATACTGGAAGAACAGTTTAAGCCCAGGATGAAATCGTACATGACAAACTTATTAAAATGTTACCTACTCAATTGAAACATATGAATACACTAAATAATCACCCCGTTAAACGCTACCTGTTTAAAATACCGGGTAAGGCTTTGGCCGCCACCCTGTTGTTTGCAGCTACCGTTATTACAGCCGCTACGGCCCAGGAGCGCACCATTACTATTGATGAGGCGATAAAGCTGGGTATCGAAAACAGCAAAACGCTGAAAATGTCGCAATCGAAGATCGATCAGGCCGTTTCAGAATATAACCAGGCTAAAGATAAAGCCCTGCCCACCGGCAGCGCCAGCTTTGCCTATAACCGCGCGCAGATCCCGGCGCACACGCTTGACCTGGGCGGCGGCGACCCGATCCACCTGCCATCATCGGCCAATGCCTACTTAGGCATCGCGTCGGTAAGCGAAACTATTTTTGCCGGCAACCGCCTGCGCTACGCCCGCGAAAGCACCGACCTGCTGGTTAAAGTTGCCCGTTTGGATGTGGATAAGGATAAAGAAGAGATCAGCTACGATGTGATCAACGCTTACTATGGCCTTTACAAAGTGCTGCAAAGCAAAAAAGTTGTTGAGCAAAACCTGAAAACAATCGACGCGCAGATCAAACAATCGCAGCGCTTTTTTGAGCAGGGTTTAGTAACCAAGAACGATGTGTTGCGTTTCCAACTGCAACGCGCCAATATCGAACTGAACGGCATCGACCTGGAAAGCAACCGCAAGATCATTAACTATAACCTGGATATCCTTTTAGGCTTGCCTGAAAGCACCCAGCTGAACATAGCGCAGATCAACGAAGCAGACAGGAAGATGGGCATGCTATCAAACTACATTGATACCGCAATAGCTAACCGCCAGGAACTGAAACAATCTGACCTGCGCACACAGGCCGCCGAGGTTAATATCAAATCTATCATGGCTAACAAGGCACCTACTTTGGCTGCCAGTGTTGGTGGTTACTATGTTGATGTATCTGGCAACCCAATACCGCAAAGCGGCAAATTTATTACACCGATAACCGCTGGCCTGACCCTGTCGTGGAATTTCGGTACGCTATGGACCAACAAGAACAAGGAGGCCGAGGCCCGCATACAGCGCGACCAGACCGTGATTGGTAAAGACATACAACTGGATGCCATTAAACGCGAAGTGAACGGCAACTACCAGAATTATCAAACCGCTGTTAACAAAATTAAACTGCTGCAAACCAGTATTGAACAGGCAGGCGAGAACAACAAGATACTGGAAAACAAATATCAAAGCAATATCGCATCGGCAACAGACCGCGCGGATGCCGAGACCTTGCTTTACCAGGCGCAAATAAACCTTGAACTGGCTAAGGCCGATGCGGGTTTAGCGTATTATACCCTACTAAAATCAACCGGAAAACTTACAAAATAACGAAAACTCAAACACATTAATACAATGGCAAAGGAACAAACAACTCCGCAGGAACCTAAAAAGAAGAACAAAGTGATCCCGATCATTTTGGGCGTGTTACTGGTAGGAGGCATGATATTCGGGGCTAAGGAATATATCTATTATAGCAAACACGAGGATACTGACGATGCGCAGATCGATGGCGATATCAGCCCGGTAGTGGCCCGCGTTGGCGGCTATGTAGATAGCATTTTCTTTGAAGAGAACCAGCACGTAACTAAAGACCAGGTACTGGTTAAAATTGACGACCGCGATTACAAAGTAAAACTGGAGCAGGCCATCGCCGCCAAACAAGGCGCAGGATCGGGCACGGGTGTTAACGAAGCGCAGGTATTATCGCAAACTGCAAATTCGGCCAGCGCTAAAGCGCAGGCGGTATCGGCAGGCGCGCGTTTAGAGAAAGCAGAAAAGGATTACGCACGCTATGCTAACCTGGTGAAAGACGGTAGCGTTACCCAGCAACAATTTGACCAGGCCAAAGCCGACCGCGATGTAGCCGCCGCTACTTACAAAGCCGCGCAGGACCAGTACAAAGCATCGGTTGAACAAATTGGCGCTACCCGCAGCCAAATGACGGTAATTAACACCGGCGTTACCCAAAAGCAGGTAGATATTGATTACGCTAAACTGCAACTGAGCTATACTACGGTAAAATCGCCGGCAGGTGGTATCACTTCTAAAAAGAGCATACAAGTTGGTCAGCTGGTACAGGCAGGACAAACCCTGTTCTCGGTAGTGAACGATAATAGCATCTTCATCACCGCTAACTTTAAAGAAACCCAGCTTGATAAACTGCGTAACGGCCAAAAAGTAAACATAGAGGTTGATGCTTACCCTGAACTGAAGGTAGAAGGTACGGTGTACAACTTCTCGCCAGCTACAGGTGCTAAGTTCTCGTTACTGCCACCAGATAACGCTACAGGTAACTTTGTGAAAGTAGTACAGCGTGTACCTGTAAAAATTAAAATTAACGCTGCTAAAGATGTGATGGAGAAGTTGCGTCCGGGTATGAGCGTTAATGTTTCGGTAATAACTAAAGACTAATAACCATGGCTGAAACCGGCTTTAAAAAGTGGATCATCACCATTACGGTGATCGTGGCTTCGTTACTGGAGCTTATCGATACCACTATCGTTAACGTTTCGCTTCCGCAGATACAGGGTAACCTGGGCGCAACCTTAGAGGATGTGGCCTGGGTAGTAACCGGCTACGCGGTAGCAAACGTAATAGTGCTGCCCATGTCGGGCTGGCTGGGCAGCCGTTTCGGGCGGAAGAATTACTTTCTTGCATCCATTATTATATTTACCATCGTATCGTTTTTGTGCGGTAACGCGCATACCATGGGCGAGTTGGTTACCTTCCGTATCATCCAGGGGCTTGCCGGTGGTGGTTTAATATCTACAGCGCAGGCCATCCTGTTGGAGACCTGGCCACGCGAGCAGATCGGTACTGCTACGGCCCTGTTTGGTTTAGGCGCGGTAGTAGGCCCAACTGTGGGGCCTACCATTGGCGGCTGGATAACCGACCACTATGCCTGGCCATGGATATTTTACGTAAACATCCCGGTTGGCGCGCTGGCGGCTTTCTGTACGTACACTTTTATAAAGGAAACGCCCAAGGATGCCAAGGGTAAACCGGTTGACTGGTGGGGGATCCTGCTGCTGGCTATAGCCGTAGGCAGTTTGCAAACCGTGTTGGAAAAAGGCGAAAGCGAAGATTGGTTTGCCAAAACCTATATCCTGGTGCTGACTATCGCAGCCGTATTGGGCTTCATCCTGTTTATCTGGCGCGAGTTAAGTACCGACCACCCGATCGTGAACTTCAGCATCCTCCGGCACCGGAGTTTCGCAGTGGGGATGTTTACATCCTTTGTGCTGGGTTTCGGGTTGTACGGATCGGTGTTTGTGTTCCCGGTATTTTGCCAAAACCTGCTGGGCTTTTCGGCACAGCAAACAGGCGAACTATTGTTCCCCGGCGGTTTGTGTACCATTATGATGATGCCTTTCATCGGTAAAATGTTGAATAAAGGGATCCCGGCGCAGTTTATGGCTACCGCAGGCATGTTTCTGTTCTTTGTGTTTACCAATATGCTGAGCCACAGCACGCTGGCCACCGGCGAAAAGGATGTACTGGTACCGCTGCTGATCCGTGGTGTGGGTATGGCTTTATTATTCGTGCCATTAACCACCCTGGCCATGGCCGATCTGAAAGGCCCTGAACTGGGACAAGGATCTGGCCTGAACAACATGATGCGCCAGTTAGGCGGCTCGTTCGGTATCGCCATCCTGACTACGGTTATCCACAACCGCCAGGGCTTTCACCGCAGCAACCTGTTAAATAACATCAACCAGTACAACCCACTGTTCAACGATCGCTTTAACCAGTTGTTGCACGGCTTTATGGCAAAAGGCAAATCACTAACCGATGCCACTACCATGGCCTACAAAGCCATCGAGGGTATGGTTACCCGCCAGGCCATGCTGTTAACCTACGACGACGCGTACTGGATCTCGGGCATGGTAATGCTGTTCTCGATACCGTTGCTTTATTTGCAGCCATTTAAGAAGTTGAAGGCAGTGGCGGATTCGCATTAAAAGAATAGGCCCCACCCAAACCCTCCCCAGTAGGGAGGGCTTAAAAATACTAAGCCCCTCTCCTTTGGAGAGGGGGTGGGGTGAGGCTCCAAAAAAAGAAAGCCGTTCTGCTGTTAAGCGGAACGGCTTTTTCCCAAAAATCAACAATTAAATCTTCTCCTCCACGGGAAAAATACATTTTAACACTAACGTTTAAACATGTAGCCGCGAGTGTATTTAATCATACCACTAAAATAAAAAAATTTAATTAATAATCTAAAATTTATTTCAGGGATATTTTGGGGACAAATGCGTGGACAAACATAAAGGGCTTTGCGGTATCGCAAAGCCCTTTATGTTTGTTTCTAATTCCCTGCGCTGGGAGGGAATTGCGCAGAGTTCCAGCGCTATTTACTCACCCCGACTACGCTCCGCTGGTCGGCCCTCTCTTCGCTGCGCGGAAAGAGGGGATCGGGTTATCCGATATTGCTCCGGCCCTCTTTCCGCGCAGCGAAGAGAGGGTGGTCGGCGAAGCAACGACCGGGTGAGTCTCGCCGCCTTACTTCTTCAACCCTATTTCCCGCAACCTTTCATCCAAATATTCGCCCGCCGTCATATCGCTGAACTGTTTCGGGTGCTCGGCATCAATGGTTGATGGCAGGCTGGTCAGATCCATGTCCGACTTAGGGTGCAGGAAGAACGGCACCGAGAAGCGCGAGTTCTTCATCAATTCGCGCGGTGGGTTCACCACCCGGTGTGTGGTCGATTTTAATTTGCCGTTGGTGAGGCGCTGCAGCATATCGCCAACGTTCACCACCACATCCTCGCCATGGGCACTCACCGGGAACCAGGTGTTCTCGCGGGTAAGCAGTTCCAGGCCGTCGGCGCTGGCACCGATCAGCAGGGTGATCAGGTTAATATCTTCGTGGGCGCCGGCACGTACCGCGTCGGCAGGCAGCGAATCTGGATCTTCAATACCGAAGTAGTGCAGTGTGCGCAGTATCGAGTTGCCGTTGTGCACATGCTTGTCAAAATAGTTTTCGTCCAAACCCAAATAAATAGCGATGGCTTTCAGGATAGATTTACCGGCCGTTTCCAGCTTTTGGTAAACCTCTAAAGTTACCTGGTTAAACTCGGGCAGTTCCTCTACCATCACGTTGGCCGGGTACTCATCTTTCACAGGGTCGCCATCTGTAACGGTCTGGCCTATCTGCCAAAACTCCTTCAGGTCGGGTACCTTGAAGCCTTTGGCGGTCTCCTTACCCTTGCCGGTATAACCACGCTGACCGGCCAGTCCCGGGATCTCGTATTTAGACTTTACATCGTCGGGCAGGGCGAAAAGGGTTTTCACCTGCTTATATAAATTATCTATCAGTTCTTTACTTAAGCCATGGTTGGTGATGGTGACGAAACCGGTCTCGTTAAAAGCCTTGCCAATGTCGTCCGAAAACTGTTTCCGCTGGGCCGCGTCGCCGTTAACATAGGTGTCCAGGTCTAAGCGGGGAATGTTTACTGTACTCATATTTTAAAGTTTAAAAAGTAAAATTATCCAATTAATATTTGATAAAGCACAGGTGTGAAAAAATATTTAAGCGGTTGCAGGGCGTAAATGTTTTAAATAAAGCGGCGACCGGTACAGCGAATGCGTTGGGCCCCGTGCGATTCCCCTTTCGAAAGGGGCGGAGGGGTATGTCCTTTATTCGGTGTGCATGGCCATAACCTGCGGCGTGTGCTTTTCACTATTTCCCCGCGTTAGGGATTGCAGCGGATACCGGCCCTGTGGCTAAGGCCTTGTGTAGAATGAGCGGAAAGCCCGGGCCGGAGGCAACGCCATAATGTGCAGCCGAAGGAACAGAGAAGCAAACAATCGTATTACGCTATTGGAACGGTAAAGGTAAAGGTACTGCCTTTACCAACTGTGCTTTCTACCCCAATACTGCCACCGTTAAGGGTTGCAAAATACCGGCACAGGTTAAGGCCTAAGCCGGTGCCTTTCTCGTTGGCGGTACCAAACGAGGTATAATACTCGTCTGGTTTAAAAAGCTTTTGCTGTACTTCATCGCTCATACCTATGCCGGTATCAGTTACCGATAAATGCAATAGCTGATCTACCACCACAGCCGAAATGATGATGCTATCGCCTGCGCGGCTAAATTTTATGGCGTTTGCTATTAAATTCCGCAATACAATATCAATGGTTGATATATCGGCCATCACCAAAATAGCCTGATCGTATTGGTTTACCAGTTTAATATGCTTGTTGGCGGCCTGTTTGCTAAAACTGTGCAGGTTTGAGCTGATGAGGGCCTGGATATCGAAGGCCACCTTGTTAAGGCTAATGCCCTCCATCTGGCTTTTGGCCCAGTACAACACATTATCCAGCAGCGCCGACGTACCAGTTACGTTTGCCAGTAATTCTGCCGATATGGAGGTGATCTCCTCGCGCGTTAGCAGTTCGCTGTTAAACAGGGTGAGCGTATCCTGCAGGGTAAGCACCGGCGACCGCAGATCGTGCGAGATGATCGAGAACAGCTTGTCTTTAGTGGCGTTTATTTGTTCCAGCTGTTCGTTCTGGCTAATAATTTCCTCGTGTTGCTCGGTAATTTCCAGGTTTTGCTGCAAGACCTCCTGCCGGCTGGCAATAAGCAATTCGTTATCTTTCTTTTTTATCTGTAGGTTGCGATAATAAAACACCATTAAAATAACCGCCGACAGCAAGGCTACCCCAATTAAACAACCCATGGCATACTGCCGCTGGATGGTGGTTTTTTGAAGCAGGATCTGCACTTGGTTCAGCTTTTTATCTTTAAGCAGGGCAACGTTTACATCTTCTTTTTTCTGCAATTTGTAATTGTATTGCAGCTTTTCAACAGCCTTTACGTTATCGGCATTAACAATACTGTCCTTTAATTGGGTGTACAGGGTTTGGTAATTGTATGCGCTGCTGTAATTGCCAATTGCAGCATACACTTTTGCCATTTGCAAATAGTTATCGGGCAGTAAGGCTTTATAATTATACTTTTTGCCAATGCTAAGGCCCTTTTGCGCAGCAGTTAACGCGGCGTTGTATTGTTTTTGGGCGATGTTTAGTTTGCTAAGCAGCAGGTACATTTCTGAAAGGTGCGGGAACTCTGCTTCATCAGCATTCGATACGATGTTTATAGCCTGCGTTAACCATTTCCGGGTATCGGCATATTGTTTACGGTAAAAGTAAATGCCGCTAACGTGGTAAAGCGAGTTGGATTTAAACGTAAGCTGGTTTTGTTTAAGGGTTTCGCTAACCGCCAGCGATTGCATATAAAACTTTAAGGCCAGCGTATCCTGTTTTTGCTTTTCGTATATGCGCCCTATATTCATATTGCCCCGCCACACGTTTTCTTCGTGGTGCTTCATTTTGCCGTAAATATCAAGGGCCTTTTTAAAATAATCCAGCGCCTGGGCAGTTTGGTTTTCATCAAGGTAAACTACACCAATATTGTTATACGAGCCGGCAACGCCAGCCTCATCGCCCATCTTTTCAAATATTTTAAGAGACTTTAACGCGCTTTCAATACCATTTTGCATATCGCCGCTGGCTTCGTACGCCACGCCCATTAAACGCCAGGCTATGGCCTGGCCCTTATCGTAATGTAGTTTTTTTGCCAGCGCCAGTTGTTTTGCAGCAAGGGCAATTGCTTCATCGTTCCGTTTATCAATGTACTCAATAATCAGCTGCTTCATGGCGTTTACCTTAACCGTATCGTTGGGCATTTGGCCAATCACCTGTTTTAAGCTGTCGGCTTTTTTAAACTGCGCTTTTAAGGGAGAGCAATACAACAGGCAAAAGGCAAGCGCAGCTAACGGGATTGATTTTACAGTCATTAGATATCCGGTAAATTAGGGAGAAAATAAACGGGTGTATTCTCAACGTATAATTAGCAATATAAAGTTGAAGTTTAAAACAAATTTTGTTAATCTTTTTCCCGGAAACCTTGCACACCAGTTATCAGCATTTTTAGGTTAAAAGGCTTGCGGTAGCCATAAGCGGTTGTTACCCCGGGCTTGTTGAAGGGTGCATTGGCCGGATGGGGTTTCGCCATCATAAGCATTCGCGGTCAACAATTCATTAATATTAACCATTGTGGCGTTGCCTGCGGCCGGGCTTTCCGCTCATACGCCTGCAGGCCTTAAGCGCGGGGCCGGTATCCGCTGCAATCCCTACCACTACACAAGCCCGGCACACCCCTCCTCAAGGAGGGAACTGTCTAATCTGGGCTATTACTTTCGAAAGGAGCGGAGGGGTATGTCATTTATGCGGTGTGTATATCACAATCCTCCAATGACTAATGCCAGTGCAGCGAAATGACCAACGCCATAAATGGCCATCATTACAAATTACCGGTACCCTGCCGCATCCATGGCGGTATGGGCGGTTGGTAGCCGGGTTTTATCATATCGTTTATTCTTGGCTGTAGCATCCATACGCCAATAAAGTGGAACCATACCATAAAAAATTCCGCGGCAAATTCGCCAAAGCCTACCGGCCTTTGCAGCTCTACTGTTTTAATGGTTTTGGCAACCATATACATGCAGTAAAAAAGGGCAAACGTAGCCAGGAAATGAAAAGGCATCATCAGGAAAAACAATCCGCCTATGCCAAAGGGTACCTGTGCCGGGTGTGTAAAAAAATCGAGCATCATTATACATATAAACCCGCAGAACACGGGCATATACACTACGCCATACCAAAAGCAGATCCTGAACCATTTGAGGTTAAGTTTAGCGCCGTCGGGAATTTTGCTTTGCAAGCCTACACCAATGGCCCAAAACCAGCCAAACATAACGGCCATGATGAGCAGCCCGATAAGCGGGTAATACCTAAGATAGCTAAACATGCCGGTGGGGTTGCCCCCGGCTATCATACTGCCAAACACGCTGGCCATTAACATCATTTGAAACAAAAACGGGACAGCCGTTGTGAGCAGAAACAATTGCCAGTGTTTGGCCTTTAAAAATACTTGCATGGTTTACAGAATTGCGACAGGTGAAAATCATCACTAATATAAAAAATCATCACCGAAAATGAAATCGCCCGGGGCCACCGTTTTTTACGGTCGTTACGCTTGAGTGTTTGAAATAGTAGTTTGTCACCCTGAGCGATAGCAAATGGGTCTCTCGCGTGCAGATCCAATAACCAATCCGTAAGCACTGGCGGTAGATTTTTCGCTATCGCTCAAGAGATAGTTCTTCACTACGTTACCCATGACATGTTTGTTTTTCCGCTGAAGCCTCACCCTGCCCTCTCCAGCGGAGAGGGTTCCAAAGTCTCCCCCTTTGGGGGAGATTTAGAGGGGGCTTTCATCGGCATGTCATAAAAACCATTAGAGGCCACCGGGATTATATTACTCATAATGACAAGTACATTTTTTAACTATTCCGAACACTCAAGGTTTTTACCCAAACAAAAACGGGTACACATGGCCCTTATTAAGCCGGCGTACCCGCATAGGTTAAGCGCAAATACGATCTCTTAAATAGCAGCCGAAGAAATTACGCCCCTGATAATTTCAGTGATCTCGTTCTCGTCTACTTTTAAATAGGTATTGGTTTCTTCTATCAATATCTTGCCTCTTTTTCCCTTAGCACCCGGGGCACCGATATTGCCATGTTTACCCACATTGCCTGCCTGTCCCGGAGGGCCGCCATCGCCACGGCCGGCCACACCTGTAAAAGGTGCACCGCTGCCGCCACGTCCGCCCGCGCCTGGCTGGCCGCCTTTACCGGCTTGCCCGCCATCTGCGCCCAGGCCGGGTTCGCCTTCCTGGCCACCCAAATTGTTTACCACGTATAACAGTGGGGTAGCATTTGCCCTTAACGACCATAGCTTCACCAGTCCGCCGTTACCGCCGTCGCCGCCATTGCCACCATCGCCGCCGTTACCGCCATCACCACCGTTGCCGCCGCGCCCGCCATTACCGCCGTCTTTAGGGTTGCCGAGGCCGGTTTTGCCTTCTCCACCCCGTCCGCCGTTACCGCCAATACCGCCCTGCTGCCCGTTGCCGCCAACCTGCCCAAGCCCGCCATTGCCGCCTTTGCCGCCTATGGCGTTCAGGTAAACCTCGGTAGTTTCGCCAAATGCTTTGCAAATAAAGCTTACCGAGCCTGCATCCCTGCCGTTTTCGCCGTTCGCGCCTTTATTGCCATTATTGCCTTTGCTGCCATCGGCCCCGTTTCCCCCGTTACCGCCAGCATCGGCCGACCATTTCTTAACACCTTTTATTGAAACTTTCATACCGGCACTGCGCCCGTTACTGCCATTTTTGCCATTGCCGGCGGCCTGGGTTATGGCCTGCGCGGCTTCGTTCCAGTCGGTTGCCGCTTTGCCTTCCCGGCCGCCGGTGTTCTCGATATCGATAATGCCGGTACCCTTATTGGCAATAACCACTATATTACTTGCCGAGCGTATTTTTGATTTTTTAGCGGCGATGATCTCATCGCACACAATGATCACGGCAAAATCCTCGCCACGGGGGTTAACAATTTCGGTTTGATTTTTTACGATCAGCGTTTTGGTACGCAATACCGCGAAGGTGCGTTTCTCGTTACCGTGTTCGCCAAAAATGGTGGTTTCCGTATCGTATACGGTAGATGCCAGCGAATTAAGGATCTTTTGTTTTTCATCCTGTGCGAAGGCAGATACACACATTGTCAGCACGACTACTAATAATTTTAATTTTTTCATGATAATGATGGTGATTAAGTTTTACGATTTTTTTATGCTAAGCTACAGCCACCAAAGCGCGCGGATACAGGTGTTTTTACCCTTTTTACTTGCGTATCTGCCGAAGTTTTGCTTAGCTGCCGGAGAAGCGGCGGCGTATTTAATTACCTCAATGACGAGAAGCAAATAACAGCGCGGCAGATGACCTAATGACGCGCCCCCCTCTTGCATATCCCACCAAATTTTTGTATATTGTATCAGCCTGTCGCCACAATTTAGCTTTCTATTGTACTATCCTGCAAACGAAAATTTCGTACAGCGCTGGAAAATCGATGAAAAATCAAACGAAATCCAAAGGAAAAACAGCCTTTTATTATCGGTTTTTGATACCTTTTTTTATCTGCATGGAGCCGGTACCCTGTTCTTTTATGTATTAAACCTGCATATTCAAAGCAAAACTATCATGAAGCAGCCGGCTCTGTGCCCTCTGTGCAAACCTCTGTGTCCTCTGTGGTTAAAATCTAAAACCGGAAATTTTTTTATGATAAGATTTGCAAATCCGGACAAGTGCAGGGCATATCCGCCGGTCATAAAAACAATTTGATTAAACATTTTGTCGTATCATAAGTCAAACCTTTAACAATAGAGGAAACGACACAGAGAAACAAAATCATGAAAACACTAAATAAAATATGGGGAGCGGCCGTGTTGGCCTTATTCTTCATGCTGGCCTCGCCCCAAAAGTCGAGTGCGCAGTACGGGGGCGAGATCTCGTTCCAAACTTTTTACGATGAGCTTTCGCCCTACGGTATCTGGATAGACGACCCCGAATACGGAAACGTATGGGTGCCAGATGTTCAGGAGGATTTTCGCCCCTACGCCACCAATGGGCACTGGGCAATGACCACCTACGGCAACACCTGGGTATCCGACTACGA comes from Mucilaginibacter mali and encodes:
- a CDS encoding tetratricopeptide repeat-containing sensor histidine kinase, with amino-acid sequence MTVKSIPLAALAFCLLYCSPLKAQFKKADSLKQVIGQMPNDTVKVNAMKQLIIEYIDKRNDEAIALAAKQLALAKKLHYDKGQAIAWRLMGVAYEASGDMQNGIESALKSLKIFEKMGDEAGVAGSYNNIGVVYLDENQTAQALDYFKKALDIYGKMKHHEENVWRGNMNIGRIYEKQKQDTLALKFYMQSLAVSETLKQNQLTFKSNSLYHVSGIYFYRKQYADTRKWLTQAINIVSNADEAEFPHLSEMYLLLSKLNIAQKQYNAALTAAQKGLSIGKKYNYKALLPDNYLQMAKVYAAIGNYSSAYNYQTLYTQLKDSIVNADNVKAVEKLQYNYKLQKKEDVNVALLKDKKLNQVQILLQKTTIQRQYAMGCLIGVALLSAVILMVFYYRNLQIKKKDNELLIASRQEVLQQNLEITEQHEEIISQNEQLEQINATKDKLFSIISHDLRSPVLTLQDTLTLFNSELLTREEITSISAELLANVTGTSALLDNVLYWAKSQMEGISLNKVAFDIQALISSNLHSFSKQAANKHIKLVNQYDQAILVMADISTIDIVLRNLIANAIKFSRAGDSIIISAVVVDQLLHLSVTDTGIGMSDEVQQKLFKPDEYYTSFGTANEKGTGLGLNLCRYFATLNGGSIGVESTVGKGSTFTFTVPIA
- a CDS encoding collagen-like triple helix repeat-containing protein, with the protein product MKKLKLLVVVLTMCVSAFAQDEKQKILNSLASTVYDTETTIFGEHGNEKRTFAVLRTKTLIVKNQTEIVNPRGEDFAVIIVCDEIIAAKKSKIRSASNIVVIANKGTGIIDIENTGGREGKAATDWNEAAQAITQAAGNGKNGSNGRSAGMKVSIKGVKKWSADAGGNGGNGADGSKGNNGNKGANGENGRDAGSVSFICKAFGETTEVYLNAIGGKGGNGGLGQVGGNGQQGGIGGNGGRGGEGKTGLGNPKDGGNGGRGGNGGDGGNGGDGGNGGDGGNGGLVKLWSLRANATPLLYVVNNLGGQEGEPGLGADGGQAGKGGQPGAGGRGGSGAPFTGVAGRGDGGPPGQAGNVGKHGNIGAPGAKGKRGKILIEETNTYLKVDENEITEIIRGVISSAAI